The following is a genomic window from Adhaeribacter radiodurans.
GTTAGCGGCGCTGGTGGGCACTACCAATGGTTCGGGAATGCTGGAAGAACAAGGAGAATATCGCTCCCGTTCCAATAAGGTACAAGCCATCGTGGATGTAGACGGTGTTTTAGCCTTTAAGCATCCCGAATCAAAAGAGGGAACCGTGGCGGCGCAGTGGTTAGGAGGAACCTCCGAAGAAGCTCCGGATACTTGGGCTCAGGCCTCCGCCCTTACTCATACTGGCAAAAATACCCCACCCGTATTGTTTATTGCCAGTTCGCATCTGCGGTTTCACGCTGGCAAAGCCGATATGATTAAAATACTGGAAAGCCACGGCATCTACTATGAATCTTACTTAATTCCTGATACGCCGCATACCTTCTGGCTTTTTGAGCCATGGTTTAAGCCTACTCTGCAGTACACCGTTAACTTTTTAAACAAAGTGTTCAAAGGAAAGCCATTGGCTACTTCGGAGAAAAATAAAACCAAATGAGCAGTTTAATCCACTGGCAATTTATCCGGATTAAGCTAAAGAACTAACTATAGGCAAGTGAATAGGGGTAGCAAAAGTTTTTGTAGTACCTCGGATCGGAGGTCGGTTTTACCAGATTTATAACTCCTGCTCTCGACAAAGCCAGTTATACACCCTTTAAACCCTACGTACTAGGGTTTAAAGGATAAATATGGATTAATGGTACCGAAAATAACCAAAAGTACCTGCTGAGAAGCATACTCTTCATTTACTATGAGCATCAAAAGTATGAAGGCTATCCTCCTTAAGGATACTTTCATGCTAAAATTTAACGCTTAAAACCAATATTCTTACTTATATGAAAATATTCTTCCGGCCTCTACTGGTGTTTTTGCTCCTTGTGGTAAGTCTATGTAACCTTTACGGACAATCTTCCATCCAAAAATATTCCTGGAGTAATCTGCCAAAAGTGGCTGTTCCGGTATTTAAGAGCGATACTTTTAACATTATCCAATTTGGGTCTAAGCCGGACGGACTGACCCTGAACACCGAGAGTATTAATAATGCTATTAAAACCTGCAGCCAGAAAGGGGGAGGGGTGGTGTTGGTACCCGGGGGTGTTTGGCAAACCGGCCCGATAGTGATGCAGAACAATGTGAATTTGCACGTCAGCCGCAGTGCCATTCTGCTCTTTACCAATGATTTTAATCAATATTCACTGGTAAAAGGCAGTTATGAGGGAAAACCATCCATGCGGAATCAATCCCCAATTTCCGGAACTAACCTGCAAAATATTGCCATTACGGGTAAAGGTATAATTGATGGCAACGGCGATTATTGGCGAATGGTCACCAAAGATGCCCTGACTGAACAGGAATGGCAAAAGAAAGTAGCCAGTGGTGGCTCAGTAAGCGAAGATGGACGTACCTGGTTTCCTTCGGAAAAAACGCGGAAAGGGCACAGCCTAAAAGAACCCGGCGCCATTATGCCGGGGAAAACCGAAAAAGATTATGCAGCGGTAAAAGACTTTTTGCGGCCCACGCTGCTCAATTTAGCTTCGTGTAAAAAAATACTGCTGGAGGGTGTTACTTTTCAGAATTCGCCGGCCTGGGGACTGCACCTGCTCATAAGTGAAGATATTACCCTCAGAAATGTGTTTGTGAAAAATCCGGATTATGCCCAGAATGGCGACGGGGTAGACGTGGAATCCTGTAAAAATGTATTAATAGAGGGCTGCACGTTTGATGTGGGTGATGATGGCATTTGTATAAAATCTGGCAAAGATAAACCCGGCCGGGAAAGAGGCATGCCCACCGAAAATGTTGTCATCCGCAACTGCGTGGTATACAAAGGGCACGGCGGCTTTGTGATAGGCAGCGAAATGAGTGGTGGCGCTCGCAACATCTTTGTCTCGGATTGCAGCTTTGTGGGAACCGACAAAGGGCTGAGGTTTAAAACAGCAAGAGGCCGGGGCGGAGTAGTAGAAGATATTTACATGAAAAACATCTTTATGAAAGATATCGTGGACGAGGCTATTTATTTTGATATGTACTATTTTACCAAACCGCCTGCTCCGGGCGAAAAAGTAAAAACGCCAACCGTCACCGAAGAAACGCCCCAATTCCGGAATTTCGAAATAGATAATGTGGTGTGTAACGGCGCCAATAAGGGTATATTTATCCGGGGTTTGCCGGAAATGAGCGTTAAAAATATTAGCATCAAAAATTCGGTTCTGAAGGCCAACATTGGGGCCGAAGTAATAGAAGCCGAGCAAATTACTTTACAGAAGGTAGCTCTAACTGCCTCCGAAGCAAACCCGGTAGTATATGTCGAAAATAGCCGTTCTATTCTGGTGGATGATTTAACCTACAACCAAAATACCAACCTGCTCCTGAAAGTAAATGGCGAACGAAGCAAAAGTATTCGGCTTTTAAACACCGATATGGCTAATTCCATCCATAAAGTCGAAGCGCTGAATGGCGCCACTACCAAAGCAGTACAAATCCAATAGCTAGTTTATGAGAAATAATAAAAGTTATGTACTTGTATTAATGGCCCTGGTTGGATTGGCCTTTATAACCCCGCCACCTAAGCGCCAGATTTTTCTGATTGGCGATTCAACTATGTCGGATAAACAAATTACCGCCTATCCCGAAACCGGCTGGGGAATGATGTTTGCCAAATTTGTGGATACCAGCAACACCGTTGTATACAACCACGCGCAGAACGGACGCAGTACAAAATCGTTTCTGGAAGAAAATCGTTGGGAGCCCATTGTAAATAAATTGCAGCCAGGCGATATCGTGCTCATTCAATTCGGGCATAATGATGAAGTGGCAACCAAGCCCCAGGCAACAACCCCCAGGCAATTTCAAAAAAATCTGGCGACGTATATAAAAAATGCCAAGGCCAAAAAAGCAATACCGGTTTTAATTACTCCCGCCGCCCGGCGGAGTTTTAATGCGGAAGGAAAAATTCAGGATACGCATCAGCTTTATTCGGAACTGATTCGGAAGGTAGCCCAAAAAGAGCAAGTACCCCTCATTGAGCTGAATAAAAAAAGCCAGGCTGTACTACAAACTTTCGGACCGGAAAACTCTAAGTGGCTCTATAATTATCTGAAGCAGGGCCAACACCCTAACTATCCGGAAGGAAAAGTGGATGACACGCATTTTAGTGAACTCGGAGCCCGCAAAATGGCGGAAATTGTTTTTGCCGAACTAAAAACGCTCAATCCGGGCGGCATAGCCGGTCATTTCTTTAAACCAGTACCTAAAAAATAATCTGATTTGTATGCGCATTTTTTATAAAGTAGCGGCTCTGGCTATAGTAGTTACCCTTTGTTCTTTTGAATTATCGGAGCCGGCTAAAATAACCGTATATCTTATCGGCGATTCCACGGTTTGTACCCAGCCCATTTCCCAGGCGCCGGTAACCGGGTGGGGAACACCCTTCGCAGTATTTTTCAACGAAAAGGTAACCGTAGCGAATCACGCTAAAGGCGGGAGAAGCACCCGGACATTTATAGGTGAAAACCGCTGGCAACTCATTGCCGCTGCCTTAAAACCGGGGGATTACGTTCTGATGCAATTTGGGCATAACGATGAAGCAAAAGAAGAAATTTACAAAGAGCGGTATACTTCGCCGGAAGATTACCGCAAAAATCTGATTCGGTTTATCACGGAAACCAGAGCGAAACAAGCCAATCCGGTTTTGGTAACGCCGGTATCGCGGCGTAAATTTAGTCCGGAGGGGAAAGCTTTGGAAACCCACGTCGAGTATTCACAAGTGGTAGCCGAAGTGGCAGTTGCTCATAAGGTTTCCCTGCTAGACCTGGATACCCGAAGCCGCCAGCTTTACGAATCTTTTGGTCCGGAATATTCAAAATTACTTTTCAATGTTTCAGAACCCGGCATTAATCCGCAATTCCCGAACGGAATAAACGATAATACGCACTTTAGTGAATATGGCGCCAGGCTGTTAGCGGAACTGGTTCTGGATGAGATGAAGAAATCAAATCTGGAACTTTTAAAATGGGTGGTTACTCCCAATACAAAAAACAATGACCATAAACCTTCTAAACTTTAATCAATAAGAACCATGGCTAAATATATAGTAGGTTTTCTGTTGGTGAT
Proteins encoded in this region:
- a CDS encoding glycoside hydrolase family 28 protein, with protein sequence MKIFFRPLLVFLLLVVSLCNLYGQSSIQKYSWSNLPKVAVPVFKSDTFNIIQFGSKPDGLTLNTESINNAIKTCSQKGGGVVLVPGGVWQTGPIVMQNNVNLHVSRSAILLFTNDFNQYSLVKGSYEGKPSMRNQSPISGTNLQNIAITGKGIIDGNGDYWRMVTKDALTEQEWQKKVASGGSVSEDGRTWFPSEKTRKGHSLKEPGAIMPGKTEKDYAAVKDFLRPTLLNLASCKKILLEGVTFQNSPAWGLHLLISEDITLRNVFVKNPDYAQNGDGVDVESCKNVLIEGCTFDVGDDGICIKSGKDKPGRERGMPTENVVIRNCVVYKGHGGFVIGSEMSGGARNIFVSDCSFVGTDKGLRFKTARGRGGVVEDIYMKNIFMKDIVDEAIYFDMYYFTKPPAPGEKVKTPTVTEETPQFRNFEIDNVVCNGANKGIFIRGLPEMSVKNISIKNSVLKANIGAEVIEAEQITLQKVALTASEANPVVYVENSRSILVDDLTYNQNTNLLLKVNGERSKSIRLLNTDMANSIHKVEALNGATTKAVQIQ
- a CDS encoding rhamnogalacturonan acetylesterase, yielding MRNNKSYVLVLMALVGLAFITPPPKRQIFLIGDSTMSDKQITAYPETGWGMMFAKFVDTSNTVVYNHAQNGRSTKSFLEENRWEPIVNKLQPGDIVLIQFGHNDEVATKPQATTPRQFQKNLATYIKNAKAKKAIPVLITPAARRSFNAEGKIQDTHQLYSELIRKVAQKEQVPLIELNKKSQAVLQTFGPENSKWLYNYLKQGQHPNYPEGKVDDTHFSELGARKMAEIVFAELKTLNPGGIAGHFFKPVPKK
- a CDS encoding rhamnogalacturonan acetylesterase → MRIFYKVAALAIVVTLCSFELSEPAKITVYLIGDSTVCTQPISQAPVTGWGTPFAVFFNEKVTVANHAKGGRSTRTFIGENRWQLIAAALKPGDYVLMQFGHNDEAKEEIYKERYTSPEDYRKNLIRFITETRAKQANPVLVTPVSRRKFSPEGKALETHVEYSQVVAEVAVAHKVSLLDLDTRSRQLYESFGPEYSKLLFNVSEPGINPQFPNGINDNTHFSEYGARLLAELVLDEMKKSNLELLKWVVTPNTKNNDHKPSKL